DNA sequence from the Euwallacea fornicatus isolate EFF26 chromosome 2, ASM4011564v1, whole genome shotgun sequence genome:
TTAAACTACCAGCTACCCTTAATAATATGTTTTAGATAAATTCATATCATCAGTTATACGCCTATGGTTTCTCTTTAGTATAAGTAATTTTAACACCCTTCTAAACTCACTCAAATCCATTCAAAAATTCTTCTGTTATATTTACACGAAAAACCTCTGTATCATATTTTAACCCTAATTTCTATACTTGTGCTTTTGAAAGGTCTAATAAAgtgttatatttttgattGAGTATAATTATGCTGCATCGACACACTACCAAGATATTTAGTGAAAATCTGCGCatgataaatttaacaaaaagtttTCCCGACAACTGAGCGTTAGCACGTTCCTTTAAGGCATgcaaaataattcattaatcATGACTATTAATGCATGGTCCTACAAATTTGATATGTGGGCCGTGTTTGCTTTTCGGGACTCACCAACCGCAGCGTTTTACATTCTTGTGATATTGATCGGTATTTATCAATAATgaacgttttcattttttagatTAAGAGGTTTCAATCTTGGTCGAAAGACAAAATACAGAGTAAGTAGAGTCACTTTTGAATTAATTCTGAACGTTGAACAGTTAATGTAAGTTTGTCGCTCTATTGAACGAGGTTTAATGAAGGCTATCATTCCCGATGGGAAAAAAACTTCTAAGGGTATAATACTGATTATATACGAGTACCGCAATATACTTTATCTACAGCTAAACAATTATACTTTCTGCAAATTTATGGGGAGTTTACCTGTATGCATTTTAacttatcatttctttttaatacttttgttGAAcataagaatttaaaaattttaccctAAATATGATCATAGTCCAAGACCAAATATACCACAAGAAATCAACTACAATACAACTCGCTTAATACAAACACTTAAGGAACAGGCAAATTTACTCTCTATAAACGATCGTTTGTTTTAGGGGGGTCCATTATACTTCTAATATACTTGTATGTATATAGACctatgtatatgtatgtattcATACATATTGAATAGAGGGTatactttgaataatttttttttatttataaaataaaatgacagATCACATTTAacctttaataaaataataacgaaaacaatttaacatGGTAAGTAAACattaatgtataaaaaatcaattatttttgttcgtttttgtttctattttctAAAACATAATGTTGAATTTCTGTTTGAACAATGTTTGAAGCTTGAACCCATTTCGTGTCAACGTCGTAATAAATTGATGTACTTTAACCAATAAATCCAATTCAGTCCAAGCTGTGGGCATTGCGGTAAGGTCTTCTTCCTGATCATCAATCACATCAATTTGATCACCTTCTTCGACTTCGCATCTTGAAGAAACGATTTAGAAATTGGAAGGAATGCCATCAACCACTAAGTCATCATCTACCGATCAAAACTCATTTAAATCAACATTTGTAAACGATGTTACTGAATTATGCATTCTCCATTCTTCCATTTCAGTGTTATTTCTTGATTCTCATAATTGTTATAACATTATCCATTCAACAAGTGGCAATTCGTCTTCATCAAACTTATCTTATAATAAACCTGAATgtctaaaacaatttaaaattgtttatgctGTCTACTTGCCGCCAGGCATTTAtcaacatcattattgaatctagAACTGCAACTTTTACCAGTAAATTGTCATCTGCAGTACGAATagattttacaagaaattgTTGGTTATAATGAACTTTTAAACACCGTATAATTTCTTGATTCATTGGTTGAAATGTGGCTGTTACATTCGGTGGTAGGAAAACAACTTCAATATTCCCCAACGTCAAAGACTTTGAATTAGCAAGACAAATGTGTATTAAACGCAAATTTTTCCAGCTAGTCTTGTATAATGCTTTGTCCCAATCATTCAGCcggtttttaaatatttttacgatcATTCACGCTTGGCCGTTTGCAAAATAAGTCACAGGGTGATTCTTAACGTTAGTATTCTTGAAATGTCTGGGAGAAGCGGATTTAccaataacaatatattttgttCCTCCCTACTGTccatatttgaacaaaaacattaCATCTTTCTTCGGATGCTTTTGCTCCAAAGCAACATTcacttttgaaattcaaagctTTATCTGGTGTTATTACGAAAAATAAACCCATTTCATCACCATTAAAAATGTCGCAGTCATTGTAATTTTGCCACAGATTAGCCCACACACAATTGGTTCGGTCACTAGTTATTTCACTAGTTACACTTGCCGAgtctccattaatttttccagAACTAATGTATCTTCgcttaaatttattaagcCCATCGCAAGAAACACCAGAAGCTTTTGTATCATTTTTTGGATTGACATCCTTATGCATTCTGTTCAATTCTAttgctttttcttttaatatgtTTCCCGTAATATGAACGTTTTCACTTTTGTTCATAGAAAACCATTTTAGTAAATCTTTGTCTACATTTAGGAGTTTTGATTCATGTAagcttttgatttttaacgagatgaaaaattgtacgtTCACATactttttctgatttttccaTACGGTCGAAACAGTCCAATTTAGCGCTTCATATTGAGAACAAATGAGCATTTATAAagcaattttgcaatttatgaataatttccagttttttatCTATCGTTAATGGTTCACATTTAACTTTCTCtacattttttgcttaaacCTTTTAACACGCACTGATCAACAAGTCACAGTTACAATATTTCCATGTATGAATACTTGGATTATcgattgaaaaatgcaaactcAATGCAATTTCACCTCTTAACGACGGCTTTCTTTAAGTTTGATCTTTTATGCTGACGGCTCCTTTGATATTTAGCCATCGAGCTTACTTGTTATATCCGAATATTTatacgtttattttttcatattacaaGTTAAAAATGTACTCGTTCTAAGCGATACCTAGTTATATGCAAGCtcgttataaataaataccaaTGTACAGTAGCCAggaaaagtattcgtacataaaataattaattaaaaataaaattataacatataatattaacattttgtaTCATGGCCTTTAGCTTTAATAATGTGAAACATCGAGGAATCGAGTTGACCAAGTTTCGTGTTACAAGATCAATctttaaccatttttcttgcaaactTCTTTCTAGGTCGTTTTCGTTGCTGCATTTCACGTTTTCTGAATCTTTTATCTAATTTATACTATACATTTTGTATGGAAGTTCTACCTGACGATTGGGGTGAATGgttaacattttttggtaCATTCCATGCTAATCATCACCGAATAATTTTCGCCGAATGTTTGGGTTCATTGATTtggtaaaatgaataaattcgaGGGATGTTTCATTTTCAGCACTATGTTTcacattgttttttaaaatattgaaataaaccattttatcTTTCATCCCTGGAATGATTACTCAGTTTCCCACTCCAGTGGCTGACACGCAGCCCCACACCATGCAAGAACCACCTCAATGCTTTACTGTTGCTCGCAtattcctgagatttaaaacttcacCTCTTTTTCGCCACAACAACTGTCGACCATCTGAACCAAATATCTGAATCAAATcattgaattgaaattttgacagGACTTTACAAATTGAATGTTTTAACCATGATCTATTCgtattaaatatgtttatattAAACGAATTTTACTGTATATATTAgtgaaattcaatttcctATTTAGTTGATGGTAAATGTTGGCTGCGAACCACaaattttattctaaaataCTCAACGCATATTTCTGAAATCTGACATTCTATCTATTTTTAGCATTATCAACAGCAAATCGTAAGTTGGTTCGTCATTATTGCAGTCCACACATTATAACTTCTCCATTATATCGAACGAGCAGTAAGTCCAGAAAACATAAACATGCTCGTTTACTAGGGATTTACCGCCTTTAAAACTTTCCCGACCTTAAAGATAGACTCAGTGGAATTCTttgaaaatacaaatatatcGATTTCCAAGCAGTTAAGACTTTATCAGTCCAGTAATAGTAATCAATTTGCAACTCTCGGTAAAATGAAAGCATTTTAAACATATATTAAGTATTGCTAGTCAAACAATACTTTCCGAGGTGCTAACGATAACAGCTTAATCACCGTTATCTTTCAATTTGCCTTTGCTGgatttattaacatttcaCATGAATATTTGCCGAACCGTGTAATAACATGAACATTAAATGGATCGTGTTATAATGTAAACAAAACGGTATTAGCACTAGTCAACAACAATTCTGCGTTTGTTGTTATTAGGTCGCCGGAACTACTAACGAGTATCAGAACAGAATCTCTTTCGGATTAAATGTCTTATCAAGTACATACGTCACATAGATATATTGTTATTGACatagttttattttgagatacgttaaattgatttatttaactaCTGTATTTgtattgtattaaaaaaaaatgttcagtttTTATGATTATAGATATTTAATAACTGGAAACCGTTATATTTTTGGTCTTGCCTCAAGGCCGTCAAATTGGTCTTAAAGCGACAATAAGATGAAAACTCTAtgcatttaaactaaaattcacTCAGTCCGGCCCAGAAACATAACAGGAACTTCCATACTCGGTACAGTTTGAACTTTTATGGGCGACATCTATCGAGCGTTATCCtaagttataaaattgattaaaggAATTGTAAATATGGCACTGGGGGTtccaaataatattaaaaattaccctccgttttttagatttttatcaaTATCTCCGAAACAATAAAGAATAGATACATAATCCATATACATGTACTTTTTACCTGAATGTTCTCTAGAATACTTTAGTATGTCAATTCACCTTCggaacactttgtataaaaaGTCGGTATGCAAAAGGTAGTAGTTAGGTACTGCACGATGTTGTAAAAGTACCTAATAAAATAGGTTCAAAGAATTATTTAGTTAGGTTGTGTGTTTATTGTTTCTATTTGTGTTTtataaaatgtgttaaagAAAGTCCCACTTATCATTGAATTCACGAACTGTTTATCACTACCTATATGaggttaaatcaatttaaaaagaaaaattgcaagaaaaataaacaatttgtgTTTTGTTTATAATCAATTTCTCTGgcaaaaaaactgttttgcaGGCAATTTGCAGATTTCATCTGTTTTTTATGCAGATCACAGCATcagcattttgatgaatttttcaCGTTCCAAGCCAATAGAAGTTTCAGTATTCCGCCCAAATTCATTTCAAGAGGAGCATAAGCAAATTTCATGGGCTAATCGAGAGATTCTATCGATCGCGGTTCATTCGAAGAGtacataaaaagtaaaaaatggaaGTTAGGGGGGCGTTATCAGTCTCCACACTTCAACTAttcataaaaagaaatacGTATAAATTTTCCAGCGCTCTCCTACTCATACTGGATATGAAATTACTTGAACCTCGGAATAGTTGTggcaattattaaaatttctcatataTTTTTGGCATACCTATCATTGGcaataaatgaataatatttacaaaattttcaagacaAACAATtatcaaatggaaattttcacattttgtccTGGTTCCAAATAACATTACCATCTACTGTTAAACACAAACAAATTCTCCCTAAAACTTCTTTGAATGTTTAGAACTTGAAAGAACTTTAAATAACAGAATCATCCAAATtaagttcaaagtttgatacaACTACTCCATTTTTCAGTAAGAATTATTACGAGACGCTTTGCATATTCGCGGAATGAAACTATAACAATACAGTGTGTTGGCTcacctcattaatattttctccaaAGAAACTTTTGCTAAGGGCCTTATGACTGGTATTGGAGAATTGTGAGAAAAATAACAGGAAAATAGCTTATTTCCAAGAATTGAAGTCAACTGAATTCAACTTGATTCTTCatcaaagtttaaattacatacatatttatctGACATTGGCTATCCATCATCACTATGCATGATCTAaaaatcttcgaaaaataCCTCAATCTCAGTCATGATCCAAAGGAATAATAAATCAAGCCGTATAATAAATACTGTTAATTTATGAAGATAATAAAATCATTGATACAGTACACAAACCcgaaaactttttataaatcTCTCCGATTTATAAGATTGTTGCTGTTGGCATGTGTGCGGAAGGTTTTGAAGTTCTCGGTTCATGATATATacaatgaaatttcaagagaGTTTGGTAACTATTAAAACaatgtaaaattcaaaatattcaacagTTTCTTAATAGgagaagttaaaaaattatttggataaaaaaaacgtttaaaacatgaattgcaataaaagtgtgaagaataatttttgcgtgcgaattgtaataaaaattgcgTTATTTCCCGTAGTCATTTGGTTGAAATCAATTCAAGCAAAAAGGTTTTAGaagtttttaagatttaactAACCTCAAGTTTCGCCTCAATAAATCAATGCAGAAAGGTAGAGTGCAATGCTATCTATCGGGTCATTTTAGATAAATGGGAAaagcaaatatcttgaaatcgagAAGATTTACAAAAGAATGTTTGAATAAAgtctgttttattttcaaggctcaactttttatgctgtgaattttttttcaaggtcGAATTCCCCCGTTTTTTAAGGttaacttcgtttttttttaatagatccattttttaAGGTTAAAGTTCTTTCttaacagtaaaaatgtttttacttgaaaaattttttgctgaaagggATAAACTTCATAACACAGGCGAACTCGTTTGTAAAGAACACGTGGAGACAAAAGAATTTGTTCCCTATAGCCGGACGATCATTATATCCGATTCTGTGTCTGACGATAACTGTGTCCACTTAAAGGTTGGTCCTTTAGGGGTGTAACCTAAACCTAGGCATACGGACGTTAATTTTATACAAGGCCAAATCGTGCAAAAACGACTGCGATTCAGTATGCGGGGATTCCCCGGTGTCGAGATCATCCcgataaaaaatactttaaatctAGACTACTAAATTCTTCAAGATAGTCTTTAATGTGCATTATTTCGTTATAACCCATCGAATCTGCATTCTTTCTCGAAAGGCGTTCACTAAAACCGATGGTTCATTATAACCCAATAAGAAAaacatataattaaataaacactttATGCATTACTGACAATTTCTTCGTTAAAAGCCACCGTTCTTTATAACCCAGTTAACAGAGTTTAAGTGTATTTGGTAGTGAGCATAACCTTCTTGCATAAGCGCTAAAAACACTATCTTAAGGCGGGAGAACGATCCTCCAAAACTGGAAGTATCTTATTCAGCAAAAGGTTTCTCACCCACTTTTTTATGGTTCTTCAATCAATTTTACCGAAAGTTCAACTTGTACCAGATATTTCACTGAAAGTTCACGTTGAAAGTAATGTTCTTTCATTAAATAAGGATTTTCTGTGCttaataatagaattttttacaCCTCTCTCGCAACACTAATCGAAAATACAACGCGCTGAGTTACCACTATTTCTTGAGTTTTCTAACGTCTTCCACAACACACAATAGAGCGATCATCCACTCCCTTAAAGTAATTTAGTTTGTTGCTTAAGGTTGacctgaattattttttatgatattaaGGAATATTGATTCCAATATAGTTTatagtaaaaagtaaatactTGAGTTATACTTTAtacatttaaattgtaaacTTGGTCATATTAACGATCttctaattaaattcaaatcaaaacaaatattttggggTTATAATAAAACGAACGAAAGTGACATTTAGGAAAAGAACCGCACTATTATCAGCTTGTCTTTCTCTGTGTGTTGCACATATTCCATCCTTGTTTAGCATTCATCTGAACTGTTTGAGAATCTGTCTTACCTGTACATTGGCACATTGACCGAGTTACTACAGAGCTATCGCTGCATTAAAGAGGTCATCCCCTTTAATGCTCGCTAAGCACTTCACTGTGGAATGTCTGGAATGTTGACGTTACATAATATTTGGAGGCGCCATGTGTTTTCCGTTTATCCGTAATCACCTTGAACTGACCTTCACGGTGGTTGTGAAAGGAAAGCggatatttcaatattaaaaaacgcTTTCAGCCTAAATTGGCGTTTAGCGTAATTTTGTTTAACCATTTcacttaaaatgaaaatgaatctaatctttttttaattataaaagctgttaagaatttaattttttttttaattataaaagctgttaagaaaaaaccttattgaaaaaatcgtCGGTATACAAGGGAAGGTGACCAAGCCCATAATTTTacattcttttatttataatgcCCATATGccttaaattcaatattatttatcaagaaaaaatgaacaactctgaaaatttaataaatatcctATAACTTCAAATTCCATACTGAGCAAGtctttttttgcgaaaatatGTGCAGAAGAAAATGACTAAGTCCACTTGGTTATTTTCTCTTGTGAGTATTTTGATTTGTATCGGActtgattaaatttattgacctAAAAGGACTTAGTACATGTATACTACAAAATACAACACAAGATGAAAGGGgagaaaaaatagaattgctgaaaatcaAACAATTAAGATACGAAAAATAAAGACAGAATTTTATAACGTGCCGATGCAACcatgaagaaaataataaaatgtttcacgtgaaagttaaaaaaagaaataggcCTAGCAATATTCCAAAAGAAAGCGAGTTAAACAAATATTGTACGGAACCATTGCCTATATCAACTAAGAACAAATATGACTTAATTAAGCTTTATCGCACTAAGGTAATTCCAGTCGAATACCATGGTTGGTACTTAAACTTACCAAGTGCCAATTCCTTGATTGACAACTGTCCAGAACCCTCACAAGATGAATACAATAACAaagataaagaaattaaaactagttaatagtgtttattttaagtataatattttgtaattttaaacacTTGCTCTAGAAAATATGttattcataaaaatcatCATAAACTAACTTGATGTacattaattgattttataatcataagcaaaatattaaaatattaataattccaaACTACTATTACTGGACTTGGTCACTTTTTCTTGTATACCGACGAAATATCCTCCTACCAAATGCAAGACTTTACTCTGTACCTCACAGACCAAGAAACTCTCGAATATTCTAAGAGTACTgctaaagataattttaagatatttgacgaaatgttacgaattgcGTCAGATAGTTGACGATGAGATGGGTCGGatggtcatttttttttacctcctttacattcttaatttgcatcgatggatatttttgtaatttccaCAAAAACGATGAAAGATTAGAAAATACAGTCGAATTTGGTTATAAGGAACGCCAGGCGACCATCGGTTTTTTTTGCTATAGCCGGGCATTTGTTATATCCGATTGTAGTACATACATACACATACTATCATGTTCGCCTTAAAAACTCgtatatgttttaaaattattaatacggtggctattattaattatatattttttttatgttaagtTTGGTCTAGCCACTCAAGCAGCACCACATATTCCGATCCGCTACTCTCAACGTACATAACATCTTTTCTTCCAACCGAACATTTGCGGTACTGCTGGTTAAATGCAACGGGCACTGTTGCTGTATGGAGGACGTAGGGGATTGAGAAAACTAATCACATACCAAGTTTCGCCGCTGgcaaacaaaatatttgtttttcattttaaaggggTGTAGGGGGTGAAGGGCGATGTTCAGTGAACAACTTCAGTTGATTTACTATAGCCAGAGGGCGAGGTAAACATCGAGCTGCTCGGCGAGTGACGATGCTGTTTTTGCCCTTAAGTATAACACAATagttttatttgtaaaaataattgtgtaaaataaataaccataatTCGCGTTTAGTTCCACATGTCAAAATATGAACGTAAATACAGAGAAAAAACTTCTTGATGCCTCATATTAAAACgttaacaaaaattcaatCGATACTGAAATATCcagtaaatattaattcagGGACCACCAGTTTAATAGATCCATTAAAATGCTGTTtacccaagaaaaataaattgcgcGTTAAAAAGGTGTGTCTCCATCCTGGATATCTCGTTTATTATGATGTGTTAATATAGTTAGCGCTAATTAGTgccaaactaaaaaaaaaattaataaagtgttATACCGGGTATTGATGAAAAAACGTGTTAGTCGTGAGGAATATTTCAACTGAATTTCGAGTTATatagtaaatttcaaataatttaaaatagattCGATAAACGATCAAAGAAAGCTGCAATTTTAGCTAAAAACAATGGATTGAACATTTTGATTGATTAGAGTTTATCCAGACTTGTGAGAACTAGTCAAAAATTTGGACTCGTAAAAGTTTGGCTACTCCTCTTCATATTACAGAAAGCTGTTTATTTTTGATAGTAATCTTAAAAACAAGATCGATTAATCGcattaattcaaaaagtttgaatgactaaaaaacgttttaaaattaaaagaaacgCTTCAATAATCTTCCTTGGTTGGTTTTTCTGTTACAAACACAATTGCCCGGTGCTCTTTTTTGAGCTTTAAttcataatataaaatattgtataCGTATGCACCAAAGAATCAGTAACACATGTGAGTGTCACCCCGGAAAGGAAAGTAAGAGTTTAAAAAGAAGAGACAGGAATCACCTTTCGATgagctttttttttagagaagaCAAAGTCAAAGTTCGAGGATATTCAAGAAAATGCAGTAAATTCATCGAGGTTGTTCAATAATAATGTCAGTAATACAATTCccaattaattaaacaattaagtTTATAAATTAGTTCTGGAAACTATGATAAAACTAgagttttgtattttatcgGTTGCAGAAAAATACAGAATAATACGATTAAAAATCACAGAGGCTATAagcaatgaaatttggtttaCAAAATAATTCTTCTAAAACTAACAAGCAATCCTCTTTACTGTGTTCGATCGATTTATCCGGGATATAAGTTTTCATCATTCACAACAGCCAAAGGGaggaaattctcaaaattattaaaataatgcattGACGTCAACCAGCAGGAAATTCTGTTCTGTGGCcgatttaaaactttcatcAAAGTATAAGgtgaaaa
Encoded proteins:
- the LOC136348713 gene encoding tigger transposable element-derived protein 4-like, with the protein product MIVKIFKNRLNDWDKALYKTSWKNLRLIHICLANSKSLTLGNIEVVFLPPNVTATFQPMNQEIIRCLKVHYNQQFLVKSIRTADDNLLVKVAVLDSIMMLINAWRQVYYKISLMKTNCHLLNG